In the Apis cerana isolate GH-2021 linkage group LG7, AcerK_1.0, whole genome shotgun sequence genome, AAAAGTTAAGATGCTATCACAAGGTACAATTTTCCAGAAAGGTCCGAATTTAGATGATACAAGTGTAACACATCCTACCGAATGAGATGGTTGTCCTCTTCCCCATgctctataattaaaacacaAAAGTGATTCAcctaaaattgtataatttttttattaattatttttaatttctaaaatttatgaagaaaatattaaatattataaatttacttaaatatattataatctttgaatatcttcaactaataaattaatcaattaattaataattaaattaataaaatatttttctttaaatgaaaaaaataaaataaaaatttgaataattagataaatttaattttataaaatattatcaatagaataccaaattcatttttccatattttttcattgttataaTTACTGAGTCCAACGAAAGTAGGTGTgtctaatgaaatatattttgcgagTCCATTGGTACGTTCTTCGCTAATTATATGAGTAAGTgatgcatttattttttgacaaGATATCTGGGCTTGGctgtaattcaaattattgctTGAAAATGCGAATATTCCTGTCCTAGGGATGCAGGCCAATGTAAAACTAGaacctaaaaataatttctaacaaatttttattaaaaatatagtttgaatatttttactttccaCATTATTTACCAATTGGGATGACACTAGGATACatgctataatatttataatttttatcttgcaCAAGtgtagtaaaattataaatttcaggaCACTGAAGTGCTTGGCATATTTTTCtcaatgatttatttctattatgtaTGCCAATATTGAACTCTATATAAATAGAAGCGATTTTCTAATGTGCATTtccatattattattcaattattgtcatatatatatatatattttttatgatatcttaccatcattattttctataccGTAATTAAATGCCAAAGCTTTCTTGTTCGAAGCAAACTTTCTACATTCATtcacatttttaattgttgtcCTCGAAAGTATTAACTGATCCGAACGGGCGTTagatttcatcaatttataatatggtAATTGTTGTGAATTAATTTCACAACAATTATCgcatacaattaaatttaatattaaacatgttaagtatattaaaagtattaaaattattttcttcatttctaaaatttttaaaatcacaaCAAAATCTTATCCAATTGAGTATTTACTCCAATATGTGAgacaattgtatttttttgtatatttgaatatttgaatatttctcgataatGCACAGATGTAATTGATTGTcggataaagataattaactTGTATATCAAcgcgatatatatacaatagatACAAACGGAATTCCAATTAAGACAATTGACagacattgaaatatataataatacaacataataataaatcataattaatttttttaaacttaattaaagaaaataatctttctttaaaaaattaatttataaaaatcgtaaaatataaatataaaatataacgagcaaaaacaaaaaatatatctcttattttattatttttaattttcttaaatttatagataaatattttaaaaaatatttttcttagattttcttagataaatattttaaaaaatatggaaaatatgaaaatctttTCAACAGATAGCTTGaagtaatgatatttaattataatgattttcaataagtagatgtatattgtttataatatattattaataacagattcaatatttcagatattcaatattcatttacaacataatatacatcattattacattaatcatatattagaatttgttagactttgttaaaataaattttttataaatttatactaaataaatttcttgatttaatcattttgataTATCAAGATCATAGAATCATCCATTGTAGAACTTTAaagtgattaatataattttaaatgattagaTGATTTAAGTGAAGAtctacatttatatttgacatgatttaagatttatttaacaaaatatcaattacttTTGAaacttcattaaatatttcatctgcATTGCCATTAGCATCgatctaaataaaatagttttcaattaatttattattctatgtattcatgcaaaaaataagaaatttataaatagaaaattcatatACAAATACTTACGTTtacaactttttctttataatgattaatgatttctATATGTCTGttcatattaaatagtttgattctgtttttaatcgtttcttcATTATCGTCAACTCTGTTTAAGATTTCTGCACGTCCTAATAATCTTTTCTCTAATACTTCGTTTGAAgcatcaaagaaaataattaagtcaACAGGACACAcctaaattgattaaatatgtaaaattttgttttctctctttcctcatattatcaatttcttagcttttgctttttttattacgtatCATATGCACAAatacattatgaaatatatatatatatatatattataaatataatatagatatggATATATagttcgaaagaagaaaaataaaaaaaaaaattttaattacatatgaaataatacatatataaatcttatttcaatattaacattattgcaacattctttttaatttaatttattcaattattttcaaaactatataaaactttaataatatttctttatttattattattattattatttaatattatttatttctttatatttcaggaattgtttattaacaaatatattttataattgattgtgTTAATGCTTACgttcttttcaaaaagaagAGCTTGACCCAATTCACGGGGATATCCGTCAATAAGAAATCCAGCttctgtctttttttcttgtttaattttttgcattcgTTCCTTTATCAGATCCAATACAATAtcctaataaaaaacaattccaatttattcgtttattacaaaaaatattttaatataaaaaatatatgtacaataaatatttattaatatataactatattataattatattaagttttgaaaaatttaaaatattaatttaaaaaattaataatttaatctgtaaaataaaataatagaaataattcttaaaatttattttcatatattttctaaaaatagtttatatcgaaatatttatattcttgatatcataaaagatattcatttatcttatcgtttgtttattcaaatatttaatattggaaaacatttcaaatattgaaaaaattaaagtttttttttttaatttttttatgttataatcatattctatacaaatttctaaacaaaatacgaaaaaaaatcatctatatataaaattatataatattatatatattaaaaatttgattatatacaaagaaagaagaagttatacatgaataaaattatatccgcATATATGAAACTAGACTATTAAGCTAAATTAAGTTTGacaaatcaaaataacaatatcattaaaatcaacGAAATGTgctttttacataattatatatgcattaatattttatataaaacatagatatacatgaaaaatatctgtgcataaatttcttcttaaattatttttagttttaattataaagaataatttaccgTTGAGACAAATAAACCTTTAGACATTGTTTCCTGTAGAAAAGCATCTCGAGCACTACCACGAGCAACTTCCTCTCGTAATAGATCACCACTgcttatatgataaaatccatatttttcaataattcgttTACATTGTGTTCCTTTTCCACATCCTGGTCCACCAATTATCCAAATAATCttcattctttcaaaattggttcaaattctttcaaaagCACCggagcaataaataaatatctgttcaaaatatgatttataaatgtttcttaTTGATGCTTGCTTCTCGCCCTAATAAAAGTGCACTTTTTGTTCATTAATTTaactcaaaaatttttatggcaATTTAgttggttaatttttaaatgatcgaTGCGTGAATGTTccacgaaatatattaatgtaagcAAACACGCGAATGGGATGTTAATACTTTTGATTGTTTCATagtttcatcaatttattataaataggaatttgaatattttaaatttaaaataaaaaatattcgatcaaaacttatttttaaaaattaattcaacatgcagattatttttatcaattaataataaatatcatcccaccaatttgtaaattattttttgtattcctTAAGTCTTATTTTACTTACTTAATCTATATTATCattgtatgttatatttatttatagatgttattaattttcacagATCAAAGCGTAAAATACGAGTTTGcctcttctttttataaaagaagacaaattttttttatgaagaaataaagaaaaaattatttataaatatacatatacatatatatatatatatatatatatatattatgaaataaaatgaatttgatataGATATAGACTGTTTAAgctacaaaataaaaatttgttaaatttattttttaaaaaatattattataaaaaaattattattggataatattaaaatgtacaaattattccaaaatggAGATTCAAATAACATATATCTTCATACATATCATTCAaagctatttaatttttccatgtttataatataataattatgttcaaaattcaatctttcaaaattaattatataatataattgtaaaaacactaaaaatgtgaaaaatatatcccattatttagaaaaattattgacaaaAACTTGGACACTATTCgtcgttattaattttatatattcaattttaagaaataataattgatacttATTGAATAAGTttgcaaaatatatgataaaagaacttgttaaataatcatatatagtTTAGATAATAAACAGAATTTTTACAACATTTTagcattttaaaatcattcgtaaaaatattctaataaaaagttttaaatgttCTAAAAAagttctaaatattaaaaacaaaattaataaatgcttttctattttaaaatcataataaatcatttgattgaaaacatataatcaaattctaaattatttttttattagtttcttttgtaaaatataaatataaaatttcattatacatacttaacaatataaaatttgttacatttttcaataagtttattgttaatttattatatatataataaaatattcattgatttgttaaaaataaattaaaatataaattttatttttatttttaaaaattataaaaacttgcagaatatcgaaaatttattgtatataaatgaattaaaaaattttatctatataataagaatatattatatatattaacaagaaaattcaaataataattttatgataaatattttttcccacaatttttataaaattttatataatttttataaataaaaaaagttataagtttataagtagtaataaaaagtttttataacttttgtgtaatttataattttttacatcgagttttttcaaatttataatataaatatttcatttattattagatatttcaattatcgatCTAACATATctaacattaattttacttctaatattcttcaatttcttattttcttctttctaataattctaaatatacataaatactttctttaaactttaagataattttcatacataaatattttataataaaattatgtattattattattattattatgtattaatattttatatatatatatgcaatccAATGatcacataaattaattttcatttataaatatttgctagtatttattttcaacttcaagtacgtataaaaatatttctttgaatatacattacaaatttaaattcttgtttcgattatatttttctttaaattaataattaattatatatatttataaatatacaaaatatttttaaatatttttatatattaaaaatttcattatttttatcttcgaatatttaaaattatgttatttttttataatatattttattaatttatattcaattcatataatttttaaaatacaatttatgcaaaatttgttatagaatttattattatttcttttttgattggTATCACTGGAATGATAAACGCGATAAACATCTCATGCTTGCttataatgaaaaagttgaaatttttatgctctctacaaaaataaattaaaacaatactattaaaatcttataatttttatcattaagaaataaattaaattttaatattaattttaatttaaatattaatattaattttacattaatattacagatttttatatattacataaccTGTTAATGTTTTcatcgtaaaaaatatttaaagtattcaaaatttgttttacataACAATCTAACATACGAAACTAACatacgaatattatatattttattactattcttatacaattttattactatcttatatatattcttataatttcacttttaattatatcatttctaataataaaatatagaacttATTTAACTTGTAtgtaactattatatattgctatatgtaattatattattacatatagcattaaaaatataaatataatggaaaaaaacatatagaagatttttaataatattgatttttaatgaaaaaaatattcataaaagaatacatataaaatttataataacatagcttaagatttttaattgaaaattatataaattgtatgaacatatataatcttcaaaatttgataatcaCGATAACTACTAATTGTTGGAATTTTGTTTAAcgtatattaagtaataataataaagaataaaaatggcgcgattataaatgtataaaaatcaaacaatattttgataagTTGAATTGGAaatcatcaaaataaatatactgacGATATATGTGATCGTTTACTTACTATTTAAGATCCATCAGATTCaagatttcattattaactACTGACAGAATAGTCGAAGTTTTTGcgttaaaatttcgaacaatatcaatttttcattggcATCAGGTGAATTTTACGCATGTGCAACGATATAAAATCATGCAAGATGATACaacacatatattatacatatttggatatgtacatatttcatGTAATTCACACTAACTTCATATCTTTGacatcttgaattttttattatcttaaatttcttccaaattaatatttgtaaataaataaaaaaaatttataaaattaataacgacgagtataaatgcaaatattaaaaaaaaaaaaaatacatcataTGAAAGATCATATGAAAATGAaccaaataattttagaaaggtAAGTATGTGAAATTATACTAAAGAAtgtaatgcaaaattaaaatatatacatatatatgtgtatatatgtatgtatattcttttacctcgcaataaaattatcttgatctaaaactttataaaactctatat is a window encoding:
- the LOC107999259 gene encoding uncharacterized protein LOC107999259 isoform X1, which gives rise to MKKIILILLIYLTCLILNLIVCDNCCEINSQQLPYYKLMKSNARSDQLILSRTTIKNVNECRKFASNKKALAFNYGIENNDEFNIGIHNRNKSLRKICQALQCPEIYNFTTLVQDKNYKYYSMYPSVIPIGSSFTLACIPRTGIFAFSSNNLNYSQAQISCQKINASLTHIISEERTNGLAKYISLDTPTFVGLSNYNNEKIWKNEFGESLLCFNYRAWGRGQPSHSVGCVTLVSSKFGPFWKIVPCDSILTFICEISPMYRYLHN
- the LOC107999259 gene encoding uncharacterized protein LOC107999259 isoform X2; the protein is MKKIILILLIYLTCLILNLIVCDNCCEINSQQLPYYKLMKSNARSDQLILSRTTIKNVNECRKFASNKKALAFNYGIENNDEFNIGIHNRNKSLRKICQALQCPEIYNFTTLVQDKNYKYYSMYPSVIPIGSSFTLACIPRTGIFAFSSNNLNYSQAQISCQKINASLTHIISEERTNGLAKYISLDTPTFVGLSNYNNEKIWKNEFEHGEEDNHLIR
- the LOC107999291 gene encoding adenylate kinase isoenzyme 1, with the protein product MKIIWIIGGPGCGKGTQCKRIIEKYGFYHISSGDLLREEVARGSARDAFLQETMSKGLFVSTDIVLDLIKERMQKIKQEKKTEAGFLIDGYPRELGQALLFEKNVCPVDLIIFFDASNEVLEKRLLGRAEILNRVDDNEETIKNRIKLFNMNRHIEIINHYKEKVVNIDANGNADEIFNEVSKVIDILLNKS